The DNA segment CTGGAATAGCTGGCTCAAGAAGAGGGTTTCAACAGAGCCAGGAGAGTACAAGACAGCTGTTTCTGACGGTGGCTTTTCTGCCAACGTTGTAGAATCGAGTAACCCGTGTCCGAATCCGTAACGATGATGGGCACAAGAAGTAGGTGCGTGTCTCGCGGTTATCGAACTAATGCTCGATCGGTTTCGTCATCCACTTGCCGCCGTCGCCGTCGCGCTGGTAGTGACGGTACCGTGGATCTGGACATTCGTCTCGTCTGGTGGATACGGAACCGTGCACCCGGGAGAAAACATCGCGCCAGGCGTGGCCGTCCTCGTTGCTGGCCTCGCAATACTAGGTGCGGCATTCTTGCTCGCGTGGGCGACTGAGACCGCCGAAAAGGACGTCCCGCAGGCATTTGCCATCGCGGTGCTGGCAGTGCTTGCCGTGGCTCCCGAGTACGCCGTCGACGCCCTCTACGCGTGGCAGGCCGGTGCTGGCTCTAGGGAGGCTGCCAACCTCGCAGTAGCCAACATGACCGGTGCGAACCGTATTCTCATCGGCCTCGGATGGTCTGGGATTGCGCTGTTCACGATCTACCGCGCGAAGCGCACCGCCGACGCGGCGGTTGAGCACCGCCCGGGATTCCTCACAGATGCGGTCAGTCTCGACCGAGACATCGCCACCGAGATTACGTTTTTACTCGCGGCGACTGCGTACGCGTTTTTCGTCCCCTTGAGTGGCGGTATCGGGCCGCTTGATACCCTCGTTCTCGTCGGACTGTACCTTCTCTATCTCCTCGTCGTCATCCGCGGTGACGTCGATACGTCCGAGGAACATGTTGGCGTCCCTGCATACTTTCAGCAGTATCCGAAAGCACGACGGATTGCAGTCGTCCTCTTTGGCTTCGCGTTTTCGGGCACGATGATCTTCACTGCGGTACATCCGTTCGCCGAGGGACTGGAGCAGTTGGGGCTACAGTACGGCATCCCCGAGTTCTTCATGATTCAGTGGCTCGCACCGCTGGCCTCGGAAAGCCCCGAACTCATCGTCGTCGCCTATCTGGTGAACAAAGCGCGCTCGACCGCCGGGTTCAATACGCTCATCTCCTCGAAGCTCAACCAGTGGACGTTGCTCATCGGGACACTTGCTGTCGTCTATTCCATCTCCGCTGGCGCTATCGGTACCCTCCCGTTCGATTCGAAACAGGCAGCAGAGATCTGGATCACCGCCGCCCAGAGCCTCTTCGCGATCGCCATGCTGACGAACTTCGAAATCAGTACTCGTGAGGCGGTCGCGCTGCTCGTCCTATTCGCGACGCAGGTTCTCGCGGAATTCTATGTGATTCAGACCTATGCTGAACCGGCCGCGACACGGATCAGTATGTCCATCCTCTACGCCTACACCGCGGTATACGTCGTCCTCGGTGTCGGATTGTTCATCACTCGGCGCGAAAGTGTCCGCGAACTCCTCGAGCGAAGCGCCTCGAACGCTCGGACTGCAATAGGAGCCGGGACGGGCCAGACTGAGCACACAGATTGACAGCGATGCAGTAACAGAGACAGACAGTCTGGTGGCGAGTGAACCGGAAGATTGCCCGAGTCAAGGGTGACGAATCACTGAACAACGGTAACCCGAAGGGGAGTAATCTCACGGTAGTCGGAGGGCACATTTCGGTAGCGGTCCCCTGCGACCGCAACCGAGCCATGCTTGAACGGCCGGTCGGGGCGTTCAAGCACACCCCAGTTGCTTCAGCACCCGTAGAACTACTGCTAAGACCTGATTCGTTCGTGTTCCGGCGCGAGGTCAAGAAACACCTCGTCTTCAGCACCACACGTTAGACAGACATGCACGTAATAGAGTCCGTCCTCATCGCGCTTTTCGATACGCCACTCCGACTGGGCTTGGGCTTCGTTTCCGCATACCGGACAGCGTTTGGGATGGTCCTGGAAGTACGTGCTCGTGAAGTCGATGAACGACTTCGTCCCGTGACGGTGTGTCCGCATCGGTCAGTGCGTACGGTACCTCCGTGTATTAGCGCGCCCCTTAGGTCTGCGTACTATCCAGTGTGGCAGGGTAGCGACACGTGAAATCCGGCGTGAAAGTCACAGAGGGTAGTGTCAGCCGACAGTTCAGTCAGTCGAGACGGTTCGTTCGGCAATCACCAGCGCCTGTAACGCCGATCGGATGTGATAATCTTTCTCCGAGCGTATATCCGTGTCTAGCGCTCCTTCGAGATGACCGCTTGCCAGCTCCCGAACTCGACTGTCGATCAGTAGCGTGTGGTTCTCCTCGTCGGCCTGCGGTGTGATATCCACAGATGCCCACGGTTCCATGCGGTAACGTAACGCACTCTAACCGCATTTTTCCATGCCCTGGTAGACGAGGGTATATTTGTTTCCACCGGTCACCGAGCGACGAGGATGGAACGACCGATTGACACCGACACTCGGTTCGGCATATTATATCCGGGAACTGAGTCACGTCCGTTCCGTTCGCTTCGGAATCTGTCGTACCGCCGGTTATGTGAACGAGGGGCGTAGACACCGGCATGACCGACTCGGACAGCGATGAGTTCGACCCGACAGCACGTGAACAGCGCGAAATCGGACACGAGATGGTCGACCAGAGTACGGGTCTCGGCTCGGTGATGGCCCACGCCTACCGGGGCGAGATGGACGAGGCAACCACGTGACGGCAACGTCTCGATCAGGCGACCACGTGGGCGGTGACGGTCATCGCAGCGATTCTCACGTGGGCGTTTTCGAACGCAGACAACCCACATTACATTCTGCTCATCGGAATCGTAATCGTCACCATCTTCCTGGGCATCGAGGCCCGACGGTACCGGAATTACGACGTCTATCGATCGCGCGTTCGATTGCTCCAACAGAACCTGTTCGCAAACGCCCTCGATCCATCACAGGGCGTCGAACATCCCAACTGGCGAGCGGAACTCAGCGAGGACTACCGGACACCGACGCTGAAAGTCACGTTCGGCGAGGCACTCGCGAATCGACTTCGACGGATCTACCTCGCCTTGCTCGGTGTCCTCCTCGCCGCCTGGATCTTCCGAATCACCGCATTTACGCCTCGACAGGACTGGGTCGGGGCCGCCGGAATCGCTGCCGTTCCCGGTTCCGTCGTGGTCGGCGCTGTCGCGACGTTCGCCGCCGCGGCACTCGGAATCGCGCTCTGGCCCCGGGAACGACACGCGAAGGGAGAGTTTCGCGAAGGCGATCCGGAGACGTGGAAGGATTCCGAGGGCGAATAGAGCCGTTCGAATGAGGTGACCGAACTAACGCCGGCTCACTATCCGTGTATCAATCATATCCGTACCGTGCGCGGGAGCTTCAGCGAGATGGGTGCCTCGCATCGGATACACCCTCGACCATGACCGACACTTGCGTCGGTGCGGTAGCAAACGAACACCGCTAACGGCTCGTGGGAACGCTTCTCGAAAAGATAATCGCTCGGGTCAGCCCACCTCCCGCGCTTCATCTGGCCACGATTGTCGCGTTCTGCGATGACTGCGTTTACTCCGACGCCTCGATCTTTTGTACTTCGGTGACGATCACGTCCCAGTCCGGCTGGTCGGCACTGTTCCGACACTCCCACCCTCCTTCGACGTCGATTCCATTGGTGTACGCCCGCCGAAGGAGCGCCTTCAATTCGGCATTCAATTCGGATTTAGACGTGAGCGGCGTCTCTTCGGAAGTCATTTGTGAAATGCGCCCTCGCTCGCGGTTTCAGTTCGGTCGTGTCCCGATGGGGCGAGTGCGACGGTACCGTCGCTGTAGACGGTGATCGCGTACTCCGCGACGGTGAACCTGACCGATATATCTCCGTCCATCGGCTCCCGGACGCGAACGAGCTCATCGAGTGCGTCAGTATCGACGATGTCGTGGAGCGGATCTAGTTCGACCAAGTCTCTGTCTATCACCTCCGAGAGCGCCGCGACGACGGCCATGCTTGCGGAGGTCGTGTCCTGATCGAACTCGAATCGATACGTCTCGGAGTCCTGCTGATACGTCTCCGACTCCAACTCGACACCGGTTTGCGTGGCGATCATTACAACGATGCTAGCGGCCTCGGTCGGGTAATTCGGACTTCTGACTATACAGGAGGTATAAATGGGGGTCGAACGGTGCGGTCGGACCTACGACCTGATGAGCGTCGCGGCGATGAGCCGTCGATGCCCGCGTTTCAGTCGAGAGGAAAGCGACTGCTGGGTGATGCCGAGTTCCTCGGCGATGTCTTCGAGCGACGCCTCACGTGGTGAATTGAAGTACCCGCGTTCGTAGGCCAGTACTAGCGCCTCTCGCTGGGTGTCAGTCAACTCGTATCCCTCTCCCTGTACCGGGAGCAACGCGTGCACGGCGGTGATGTCGATAGGAATGTCGTTCTCCTGGCAGTAGGTTCGAAACTCGCTGATATCTTCCTGACTTTCGCCGCGCACCTCGAACTGCCACCCTTCCTTCGTCCCGACCCCCGAAAGAGTGACGAGATGTGTTTCAGCAAGGGCGCTCAGGACGCCAACGTACTCTTGGTCCCACTCGGCGCGCATGAGATACTCGTTCTCGACGCTATCGATGAATTCGATGTTGGTCACGCCAGCGTGGGCTTCGAACGCGGCTTCGATGTCCTCGGCATCCGCGCCACGAACCCAGAAGTACGGGATGATCAAGGTTTCGTGCGGGATGAGCCGCTCCAGTTCGACCGTCACCGCCGGCAGGTTCTCGAAAATCGTTCCCAGTGGAAACTCTTCCGCTGGACTCGTGAACTCCATTACGGTAGCCACACCGGACGCTTCGGCACGAAGCCCGATAACCGGCGCGGGTGACGTACCGAGCCTCAATTACGATGGCCGCAGACGCGATGGGCGACCGCCAATGCGGGATACTGGACGGTGGTGCGCTACCAGTTTCAAAGAACATGGTGCACCATGCCGTCCCGTTTTGTACGGGTGTGACCAACCATGATGGCAGGAACGAGTAATGAGCGTAATTGCTGAATTTCGTATTCCATCTACCGACTTCGAACTCGGCCGGATTCTCTGCGTTGAGGGTGTCACGTCCATCGAACTCGAATCTCTCGTCCCGATCGGGGAGGCTACCGTTCCGCTGTTCTGGATTCACAACTCGACACGGCAGTCGTTTCTCGAAACCGTCCAACGCCATCCCGCGGTCAACAGCGCCACGGAAGTGGACGTGTTCGAAGATCGAACGCTCTTCACGCTCGATTGGGACGCGAACCACGACCACGTCTTCCGAGGAATCCGCGCGAGCAACGGGCAACTTTTGAGTGCCATCGGAACGCCCGACGAATGGGAGTTCGAGTTGCGATTCCCCGATCACGCGGCCCTCGGCGAGTTCACGGCACACTGTGAGGACGCGCAGGTTTCCGTAGAGGTGATTCGCGTGTACAATCCGACGAAACCGGACGCCGGTCCGTGGTACGGCCTGACCCAGCCGCAGCGAGAAGCGATCCGTCTCGCCGTGGGGATGGGATACTACGACATCCCGAGAGGCTGTACGACCAAGGAGCTCGCGGACGAACTCGGGATCTCTGACCAGGCCGTGACGGAACGGCTCCGTCGTGCCATCGTGGCGCTCGTCACGTACACACTCGTCCCCTCCGAGTCGAGGGCGTGAACCGATCATCTCCTTTGTACACCATGGCAAAGGCTCACCGGGCTTGCGTGTCACTCAGTAGGTATGCACCCGACGCCGAAAACGGAACGATTGGTCTCCGGGGAAGTCGCATGACGATCCGTACAACCGAGCGGAGGAAATCGATCTCTCCCGATGTAATTCTCTCGGCAGTCGCCAACGACTACCGACGGGTCGTCCTTCGAGCATTACACCACACCGACGAGGAAGCGATGGGGGTGAACGCGCTCGTAGACCGCGTTGCCGACCGGGTTGGAAACGGTGAACCACCGGACGACGAACATCGACAGTACATTCATACTGCACTCCATCACGTCCATCTTCCAAAACTGGAAGATTGCGGGATGATAGTCCACGATACCGAAACGGATCAGGTCCGGAACGTTACCGGTGAACTGGGCCAGGAACTACTGGCGCTGGTCGCTCCCTACGAAACCGGAGAGTAACCCCGTTTGTGACGGCCGCGTCGTCTGACCGGCGGTAACGATTCGTTCCGTCGGACGGGATTCGGTCGACACCAGCGACCGACTCGGAATCGCGGTCGGCAAACTCGTCGAGTTGCACCTATGACGTCGTCTCGGTCGCCCGACAAAGCACGGCGTCACTACGGTCGGACCGTAACCGTCGAACGAGTCGAGTGCACAGCGTCGCTTCGAGAACTTCGAGGAGTCTCGGGCGATAGCTCGTCGGACCAAGCGAGTCGGTCGTTCAACGACCCGTTGTGACCGCAACTTTAGGAGTCCGCGTTCAGTCTCCCTCTCGTTTGAACGTGTACCTCGCTGAGGATTTCGACAGCGCCGTAATTCTCCCCGTTCTCAGGCGGTGATCGTAACGCTCTGTCCGAGCTCCGGGGCGCTTGCTTCGTATCCTTCCTCCCGCAGTTCGCGTGCAAATTCTTCACACCGGTCGCCGTGATTCACGAGAATCTTGGCGTCCCGGTACGAATCGAGGAACTCGAACAACCCGTCTCTGTCAGCGTGCGCTGAGAAGTCATACGACTCCACTTGCGCACTGACGGGCATGATTTGACCATCGATTTCGGCGCGACCTCTATCGAGGAGTTCGCGTCCCGGTGTGCCCTCGACCTGATAGCCCGTCATCGCAATCTTGTTCGTCGGATTCGCCCGGATTTCGGGGATATATGAAACGACTGGCCCACCAGTTAGCATTCCACTTGTCGTGACGATTGCCGTGTTTTTGTCGGCGATGCGTTTCCGTTGGCCATGCCGTCCAGTGACGAATCGGGCGTGAGACTTCGCCCGGCCGAGCGCGTCGGGGTCCCGGACGAACTCGGGATACTGGCGCGCAATCTGGGTCACTTTCTGCCCCATACCGTCGACATAACAATCGATGTCGTGGGCCTCGCAGACCATCAGCATCTCCTGGGTGCGTCCGATGGCGAACGCCGGCACCACCACGGTGCCGCCCTCCCAGACGGTCGTCCGGACGCTCTCGGCGAAGCGCGCCTCGACCTCGCGTCGGGGGTCGTGGTGAACGTCGGAGTACGTCGACTCGCAGAGCACCACGTCGGCCTCGGGGCGGGCGGTCGTCCCCGACAGCAGTTGGGTGTCGTCGGTGTGGAAGTCGGCGGTGTAGAGCAGGCGGGTTTCGCCGTCGTCGACGAGGACGTGGGCGCTCCCGGGGATGTGGCCGGCGTCGAAGAAGGTGACCTCGTAGCCCGCGTCTCGCGGGCCTCGCCCGCTCGACTTTCCCGCGGAGCTTCGCTCCGCGCACACCTCGAACGTCTCTTCGTAGCCGTGCGTCTCCGAAACCTGCGAGAGACGTTTGATTTCGGCCTTCGTGAACGGGCAGTCGTAGCTCCCGCCGTGGAGTTTGAGCGTGTCGCGGGCCAGCAGTCCCGCGAGGTCGCGGGTCGGCGGCGTCCAGTGAATCGGCGGCCGGGCGTCGCCCGACAGCAGGGAGGGGAGCGCCCCGACGTGGTCGAGGTGGCCGTGGCTCACGACCACGGCGTCGGGGTCGGGGTCCCGAACCGGGTAGGAGGGCGGGTTGCCCGTCAGCATCCCGTAGTCGAGCAGGAGAGAGTCGTCGACGAGGACGGCGGCGCGCCCGACCTCGCCCGCCCCGCCGAGAAACTCGATGTTCATTGGCAGTGCGTAGTGGATGTGGCCGCTTTCATCCGTCGGTTCGAGACGGGATTCGGTTCGTCGCCGCGAAGCCGGCGCGAAAGCGTGCGAGCACGTCTCTTGGTGTACGGTACCGCGTGTGAAAAAGTGTTAATACATATACATTTGTACAGTGTAAGTCCATGGTGTTCGACGAACGCCCCTGACGACACGCCCAGCCCGGGTGGTACGCTCGCGTACGACCGTGGCGGGGCTCCCGATTCGACGTCCGGTATGCAAACCAACATCCCACACCCCGCCAATGAACGATAGACATCATCCGCACGCATCGACCCGTCCGGCCCACCTCGAAGACGACGTTCCGCGCACGTGGCGCAGCTTCGCGCTGTCGGTCGGCCTCGTCGCACTGTTCCCGCTGACGCTGTTCGCCCTCGCCCACCTCGCGGTCGTGGCGGCCGCGCTGGTCGGCGCCTGTGCCGGCCTGCTCGCGCAACCGCTCTACCGCGGGTTGCAACGCCGACTCGACCGGTACGACTCCGACCGCTCTGACCCCGACGGCGCCGGCCGCCCGACCGACGCGCTCGGTCCCGCCGCGACGAAGGACTGACCGGCCGCGGTCGGCACGATGACGGCGCCGATCGCCGACCGCCGACTCCTTCTTTCCGCGAACCGCGGACGCCGTCGGAGCGTCCGTCCGGACTTACCCTGCGACCTCGGCGTCGAGAAATCGCCGCGCACGCGCGGCGATCTCCGACCGGAACGCCCGCGAGTCGAACGCCGCCGCCTCGTCGAACAGGCGGTCGTGTTCCTCGCGGAACGCCCGCTCGACGGTGCACTCGAAGACGGCGTCGAAGTCAGGCGTGCGCCCCTCGGCTTCGAGTTCCCGGACGACCGCCCGGAAGCGGTCGTCCGTCGCGTACGCTTCGGCGAACTCCTCCGCGGACGTCTCGACCGGGCCTCGGTCCTCTGAGTCTTCGAACGCCGGGTTCGGAAGCGTCGCGCGTTCGCCGGTCTTGTTCCGCAGCACGACGCCCTTCGCGGGGCCGTCGTACCACGCCGACTCGGGAATCTCGTATGAGTCGGGGTCGAAGTCGACCGCCCGGACCTCCTTGGCGACGGCGTTCACGGGGTCGAGGCCGAGACGCTCGTAGATACCCTCGACGGAATCTGGCGGGAGGAACGCCGCCTTCTCTTCGGACCACACGTCGGTACCCAGGAACGACGGCAGGCGGTCCCAGTCGTAGTCTATCGCCCGGCGGTGGGTCGCCACGCCGAAGAACGTCACCGACTCCACGTCGCCCACCGCGTCGCGGAGCGCCCGCCGGTCGAAGCGCTTGCGGACGTGTCGAACCGCGTGGCGGTAGGCGTCGGGAATCTCGTCGGCGTCGAAGACTCGGGTTCGGTCGCCGAAGCGCAGGAGGCCCGAGTCCCGGAGTTCGAACCGGAGGGCCGCCCCGTCGACCCGCTCCTGAATCCAGAGGTGGCCGCCGTCGAGCAGTTCGGGCGGCGCGTCCTCTATCGGGGGAATCGACGGGTATCGTCGCATCTGGGGAGTGATAGCTCGCGGGCGAAGGTAAGCGTTCTGTCGTCTTCGCGTTCACTACGACTTCGGAGGGAATTCGAGGGCATTCGTGCTGATACGTTACAGGCGGTGGCGTCGCACGTCGAGGACGTACATCCGGTCGCTTTCTGCGATGCCGACGTCCATCCCGCACCTGGTGCCGATGACGTTGGCGGCGTGTTCGGCGCCGCGAGGGAGCTCCCAGCCGGAGATCTCGGTCACCTTGGCGTAGCCGATGCCGTCTACTCGGTCGCGGTGCTGAAGTACGTGTTCGGAGGCCGAGTCGAGGTGCTGATAAAGCGTAGACGAACCCTGTCCGTCCTCGAATCGCTTGGTGATGACCGCCTCCTCGGGTTCGAGGTGTGCCAGGAACGCGTAGGCGATTACCTCCATCTCGTGGAACGCGGGACTGTGGCCGCCTGCGTAACAGTAAACGTGTTTGTCTCGGGTCTTCACGCGGAAATCGTCGGGTGACAGCGGTCTGTCCTCAAGAGACGGCGCGTCGTCGGGAAGGGTGATGTCTGCGGTCAGGCTCTGCCAGTCCCGTTCGAGAAGCGGTTCGAAGTCGGCGGCGAGGTCGTCGGGGGTTTCGGTACGTATCGTGAGACACAACGCGTTCCAACTGCCCATGTGTCAGAGACGGACACAGTCTACCAAAAGTGTTTCCTCTGTCTGATAGGTATCACCGACTACTGTGAGGACGCTCTGTTCTGGAATTCTGGCAGTTGGCCTACGGCAGATCACTCCGAGACGATGGCCGGCTGGAGTTCGCCGACGGCCGACAGTACCTCTTCGCGCTCCGTCTCGGGCACGTCGAAGGTGGCCAGTGACTCGTCGAGGTGGACCGCGATGATCTCGAAGTCTCGCTCGGTGACGTCGAGGTGGTCGTGGGCCGCCTCCATCTCGGCGCCGGAGTACTCGACTGGACCGCCCGCCACGGAGCTAAGGAACTGGGTCTGATGGGCGCGCTGGGCCTCCATATCCACGTCCTCGAAGAAGTGGCTGACGCGCTCGTCCGAGACGATGCGGTCGTAGAACTCGTCGACGACTGCGCCGATGGACTCCTCTCCGCCGAGTCGCTCGTAGAGCGTTTCGGACATTCCTACCGGAACGCGTCGCCACCGACTATTAAAATTATTTTATAAATATTGGCATATTATCGGCCATCTGGCTAGACGCCCCGCTCAGCGCCGTATTTGTCGTTAATCTCTCACGTAATCCCGGGGAAACGTTTTATGGTTCGGCTCGAAGCCCCCTTAATGATAGGGACGATGTTATGAATATCGGGATTCTACTCGTCGACGACTCGAAGTTCATGCGCCAGCGGGTCAAGAGTGCGCTCGCGGACGACGACTACCGCATCGTCGCCGAGGCGCCCAACGGCGCCTGGGCCATCCAGCGGTACAAGGAACACGCCGAGGAGGTCGACCTCGTGCTGATGGACATCGTGATGCGCAAGGCAAACGGACTGAAGGCGACGGCCGCCATCAAACAGCTCGACGAGGAGGTCAAGGTGGTGATGTGCACCAGCGTCGGCCAGCGTCAGAAGATACAACTGGCGGCGCGGGCCGGCGCCGACGCCTACATCACCAAGCCGTTCGACGACGACGAACTCACCGACGCCATCGACGGAGTGCTGTCGTGACGTCGCGCCGACCCGCAGACGCCG comes from the Halorussus vallis genome and includes:
- a CDS encoding RNA ligase family protein, which codes for MRRYPSIPPIEDAPPELLDGGHLWIQERVDGAALRFELRDSGLLRFGDRTRVFDADEIPDAYRHAVRHVRKRFDRRALRDAVGDVESVTFFGVATHRRAIDYDWDRLPSFLGTDVWSEEKAAFLPPDSVEGIYERLGLDPVNAVAKEVRAVDFDPDSYEIPESAWYDGPAKGVVLRNKTGERATLPNPAFEDSEDRGPVETSAEEFAEAYATDDRFRAVVRELEAEGRTPDFDAVFECTVERAFREEHDRLFDEAAAFDSRAFRSEIAARARRFLDAEVAG
- a CDS encoding DUF7344 domain-containing protein, translating into MTIRTTERRKSISPDVILSAVANDYRRVVLRALHHTDEEAMGVNALVDRVADRVGNGEPPDDEHRQYIHTALHHVHLPKLEDCGMIVHDTETDQVRNVTGELGQELLALVAPYETGE
- a CDS encoding helix-turn-helix domain-containing protein, translating into MSVIAEFRIPSTDFELGRILCVEGVTSIELESLVPIGEATVPLFWIHNSTRQSFLETVQRHPAVNSATEVDVFEDRTLFTLDWDANHDHVFRGIRASNGQLLSAIGTPDEWEFELRFPDHAALGEFTAHCEDAQVSVEVIRVYNPTKPDAGPWYGLTQPQREAIRLAVGMGYYDIPRGCTTKELADELGISDQAVTERLRRAIVALVTYTLVPSESRA
- a CDS encoding sodium/calcium exchanger protein; this encodes MLDRFRHPLAAVAVALVVTVPWIWTFVSSGGYGTVHPGENIAPGVAVLVAGLAILGAAFLLAWATETAEKDVPQAFAIAVLAVLAVAPEYAVDALYAWQAGAGSREAANLAVANMTGANRILIGLGWSGIALFTIYRAKRTADAAVEHRPGFLTDAVSLDRDIATEITFLLAATAYAFFVPLSGGIGPLDTLVLVGLYLLYLLVVIRGDVDTSEEHVGVPAYFQQYPKARRIAVVLFGFAFSGTMIFTAVHPFAEGLEQLGLQYGIPEFFMIQWLAPLASESPELIVVAYLVNKARSTAGFNTLISSKLNQWTLLIGTLAVVYSISAGAIGTLPFDSKQAAEIWITAAQSLFAIAMLTNFEISTREAVALLVLFATQVLAEFYVIQTYAEPAATRISMSILYAYTAVYVVLGVGLFITRRESVRELLERSASNARTAIGAGTGQTEHTD
- a CDS encoding helix-turn-helix domain-containing protein; the encoded protein is MEFTSPAEEFPLGTIFENLPAVTVELERLIPHETLIIPYFWVRGADAEDIEAAFEAHAGVTNIEFIDSVENEYLMRAEWDQEYVGVLSALAETHLVTLSGVGTKEGWQFEVRGESQEDISEFRTYCQENDIPIDITAVHALLPVQGEGYELTDTQREALVLAYERGYFNSPREASLEDIAEELGITQQSLSSRLKRGHRRLIAATLIRS
- a CDS encoding response regulator, translating into MNIGILLVDDSKFMRQRVKSALADDDYRIVAEAPNGAWAIQRYKEHAEEVDLVLMDIVMRKANGLKATAAIKQLDEEVKVVMCTSVGQRQKIQLAARAGADAYITKPFDDDELTDAIDGVLS
- a CDS encoding MBL fold metallo-hydrolase, with amino-acid sequence MNIEFLGGAGEVGRAAVLVDDSLLLDYGMLTGNPPSYPVRDPDPDAVVVSHGHLDHVGALPSLLSGDARPPIHWTPPTRDLAGLLARDTLKLHGGSYDCPFTKAEIKRLSQVSETHGYEETFEVCAERSSAGKSSGRGPRDAGYEVTFFDAGHIPGSAHVLVDDGETRLLYTADFHTDDTQLLSGTTARPEADVVLCESTYSDVHHDPRREVEARFAESVRTTVWEGGTVVVPAFAIGRTQEMLMVCEAHDIDCYVDGMGQKVTQIARQYPEFVRDPDALGRAKSHARFVTGRHGQRKRIADKNTAIVTTSGMLTGGPVVSYIPEIRANPTNKIAMTGYQVEGTPGRELLDRGRAEIDGQIMPVSAQVESYDFSAHADRDGLFEFLDSYRDAKILVNHGDRCEEFARELREEGYEASAPELGQSVTITA
- a CDS encoding HalOD1 output domain-containing protein: MIATQTGVELESETYQQDSETYRFEFDQDTTSASMAVVAALSEVIDRDLVELDPLHDIVDTDALDELVRVREPMDGDISVRFTVAEYAITVYSDGTVALAPSGHDRTETASEGAFHK
- a CDS encoding group I truncated hemoglobin, with product MSETLYERLGGEESIGAVVDEFYDRIVSDERVSHFFEDVDMEAQRAHQTQFLSSVAGGPVEYSGAEMEAAHDHLDVTERDFEIIAVHLDESLATFDVPETEREEVLSAVGELQPAIVSE